Proteins encoded together in one Planctopirus ephydatiae window:
- a CDS encoding sulfatase family protein: MPLYLAMTLLILLMGSPWVQAAPPNIVILYADDMGYGDLHIQNPESRIPTPNLDRLARQGTRFTDAHSSSGICTPSRYALLQGRYHWRKFHGIVNSFDSPVLDDEKLTIAELLKTKGYRTACIGKWHLGWDWNAIKKQGVKPTDKAGFAADAFDWSQPIPGGPRSHGFDYYFGDDVPNFPPYAWFENDRVITAPTVTLKTTAPTAEGSWEARPGPAVQDWDFWAVMPTLTEKAEQWISEQKADQPFFLYFPFTSPHAPIVPTPDFAGKSQAGGYGDFMFQTDDTVGRVLAALEKHGFSDNTLVIFSADNGPERYAYDRIRNFSHRSMGPLRGLKRDIWEGGHRVPMIVRWPGVVPAEKVCDELISQIDLFATIAAVVDAEIPPGSAEDSYNQLELFQGTGSSARRTLVHNTNPKGYALRHGDWVLVDARTGAVSQVPKWFDEANGYTSHSLPGELYNLKDDLAQRQNLYAENPEKVAELKALLGKIQAQGQVR, translated from the coding sequence ATGCCGCTATATCTGGCCATGACTCTGTTGATTCTGCTGATGGGAAGTCCATGGGTGCAGGCGGCACCACCGAATATCGTGATTCTGTACGCCGATGACATGGGCTATGGCGATCTTCACATTCAGAATCCAGAGTCCCGGATCCCCACACCAAATCTCGATCGACTCGCCCGGCAAGGGACTCGCTTTACCGATGCTCACAGTTCGTCTGGCATCTGTACACCGAGTCGATATGCACTGCTGCAAGGTCGTTATCACTGGAGAAAGTTTCACGGCATCGTGAACTCGTTCGACTCTCCTGTGCTTGACGATGAAAAGCTGACGATTGCCGAACTCTTGAAAACCAAGGGATACCGAACTGCCTGTATCGGTAAATGGCACCTGGGCTGGGATTGGAATGCCATTAAGAAACAAGGTGTAAAGCCGACTGACAAAGCCGGTTTTGCCGCTGATGCTTTTGACTGGAGCCAACCCATTCCGGGTGGGCCTCGATCACACGGGTTTGACTACTACTTTGGCGATGATGTCCCGAACTTTCCGCCCTATGCCTGGTTTGAGAATGATCGTGTCATTACGGCACCAACCGTCACTTTAAAAACGACTGCACCCACTGCAGAAGGAAGTTGGGAGGCTCGCCCAGGCCCGGCCGTTCAAGACTGGGATTTCTGGGCTGTCATGCCCACACTCACTGAAAAAGCTGAGCAGTGGATCAGCGAGCAGAAAGCCGATCAACCGTTCTTTCTCTACTTCCCGTTCACTTCGCCGCATGCCCCGATTGTGCCCACTCCAGACTTCGCTGGTAAATCGCAGGCTGGTGGCTATGGCGACTTTATGTTCCAGACAGACGACACGGTCGGCCGCGTGCTGGCGGCTCTTGAGAAGCATGGGTTTTCGGACAATACACTCGTGATTTTCTCAGCCGATAATGGCCCTGAGCGCTATGCTTACGACCGGATTCGAAACTTTAGTCATCGCAGCATGGGCCCACTGCGCGGGCTGAAACGCGACATCTGGGAAGGTGGACACCGTGTTCCCATGATTGTTCGCTGGCCGGGTGTAGTCCCCGCTGAAAAGGTTTGCGATGAACTCATCAGTCAGATCGATCTCTTCGCAACCATTGCGGCTGTTGTTGATGCCGAAATCCCTCCAGGCTCAGCAGAAGACAGCTACAATCAGCTGGAATTGTTCCAAGGGACTGGTTCCAGTGCTCGCCGAACTCTGGTTCATAACACCAATCCTAAAGGCTATGCCCTCCGGCATGGTGACTGGGTACTGGTTGATGCCAGAACCGGTGCTGTGAGTCAGGTTCCCAAGTGGTTCGACGAAGCCAATGGTTACACCAGCCACTCATTGCCGGGTGAACTCTATAACTTGAAGGACGACCTCGCTCAGCGTCAGAATCTGTATGCTGAGAATCCTGAAAAAGTTGCTGAGTTGAAAGCTCTGCTCGGAAAAATTCAGGCACAGGGCCAAGTCCGCTGA
- the pdeM gene encoding ligase-associated DNA damage response endonuclease PdeM, with the protein METLAEPASATKGDLQLLVAGETLRLLPEKAIYWERCSTLLVADTHWGKAASFRAASIPIPQGTTQADLERLSQVIERTHATRLIVLGDLLHSREGRSAATFEKVTQWRRRHENLRIDLIQGNHDLQAGLPLADWKIVVARPPVIELPFVWHHEPQPHAEGFVLAGHVHPSIVLKGLARQTLRLPCFHLQQNQLTLPAFSSFAGGYNIKPGRGDRIFPVADTGVVEIPCQ; encoded by the coding sequence GTGGAGACTTTGGCGGAGCCAGCTTCTGCAACTAAAGGTGATCTGCAGCTCCTGGTGGCTGGTGAAACCCTTCGGTTACTTCCAGAAAAAGCCATCTATTGGGAGCGATGCTCGACATTGCTGGTCGCTGATACCCACTGGGGCAAGGCAGCTAGCTTTCGGGCTGCATCGATTCCCATCCCCCAGGGAACGACTCAGGCCGATCTGGAACGACTGAGCCAGGTCATTGAACGAACTCACGCCACTCGTCTGATTGTGCTGGGCGACTTATTGCACAGCCGCGAGGGAAGATCGGCGGCGACATTCGAGAAAGTCACGCAGTGGCGCAGGAGGCACGAAAATCTCCGCATCGATCTCATTCAGGGGAACCATGACCTGCAGGCGGGATTGCCACTGGCTGACTGGAAGATCGTTGTCGCACGTCCTCCCGTTATCGAGTTGCCTTTTGTCTGGCATCATGAGCCACAACCCCATGCCGAGGGGTTTGTTCTCGCAGGGCATGTTCATCCTTCAATCGTACTGAAGGGTCTGGCCCGGCAAACGTTGCGGCTGCCATGCTTTCATCTGCAGCAGAACCAGTTAACGCTCCCGGCATTCAGCAGTTTCGCTGGTGGGTACAACATTAAGCCTGGCCGGGGAGACCGGATCTTTCCAGTGGCTGACACAGGCGTTGTCGAAATTCCTTGCCAGTGA
- the rplU gene encoding 50S ribosomal protein L21 has translation MVFAIFEDGSRQYRVSVGDVLVVDYRKEANLGDVLTFDNVLLANGGTDSLIGTPALAGATVTAEVVNNLFKGPKLEIQKLRRRKSSKRHTGHRQKHTQIKVTAVNVPSLAVAE, from the coding sequence ATGGTTTTTGCAATTTTCGAAGATGGTAGCCGTCAGTATCGCGTTTCGGTGGGCGATGTGCTTGTGGTTGATTACCGCAAGGAAGCCAATCTGGGTGACGTACTGACTTTTGATAACGTCCTGCTGGCCAACGGTGGTACTGACAGCCTGATTGGCACACCAGCCTTGGCGGGTGCCACCGTCACAGCCGAAGTGGTGAACAACCTCTTCAAAGGACCTAAGCTGGAAATTCAGAAGCTCCGCCGCCGCAAGAGCAGCAAGCGTCATACAGGTCACCGCCAGAAGCACACCCAGATCAAGGTGACGGCAGTCAACGTGCCTAGCCTGGCAGTTGCTGAATAA
- a CDS encoding Rne/Rng family ribonuclease — protein sequence MRKEMLMNVLQPEESRIAILEDGVLEELYVERNSLENYVGNIYKGRIVNIEPSIQAAFVDFGVGRNGFLHVSDVEYQYYKHLVDGPDESFDDEDEDEDEKPRGRSRAPRGLDRTSRGKPPIQEIFRRGSEVLIQVIKEGIGNKGPTLSTYISIPGRYLVLMPGLQRVGVSRKIGDDSIRRRLRQQLKELSPPEGLGFIIRTAGIDRSQKDLQRDMNYLLRLWNVIVKRIRKFPAPVDIYEESDMMIRTIRDIYNSEIENIWIDEPRAYERAKEFMKIVLPRAVDRVQLYDGKEPLFHKHGVEEEIARIQRRHVPLKGGGSIVIDQTEALVAIDVNSGSFRQDENAEENAYQMNLRAAEEIARQIRLRDLGGVIVNDFIDMREERHRRGVERALADAVARDRARTKILRTSPFGLVEMTRQRIRPSLRRSVYEDCPCCAGTGQVKTAESMAIEVMRLLMFHANHQEVTRIVVDVQERVGAYLNNKKRREISQLEEQYEVAISINSLSNVTPEHLRFFCTSESGTEIRFSSPEDSKARR from the coding sequence ATGCGTAAAGAAATGCTGATGAACGTCCTCCAGCCGGAGGAAAGCCGAATTGCCATTCTCGAAGATGGCGTTCTCGAAGAGTTGTATGTTGAACGCAACAGTCTCGAGAATTATGTCGGCAACATCTATAAGGGCCGGATTGTTAATATCGAGCCCAGTATTCAAGCCGCCTTTGTTGATTTTGGCGTTGGCCGCAATGGCTTCCTCCACGTCAGTGATGTTGAATACCAGTACTACAAGCATCTGGTCGACGGTCCCGACGAAAGCTTCGACGACGAGGACGAGGATGAGGATGAAAAGCCTCGTGGTCGTTCGCGGGCACCACGTGGACTGGATCGGACATCCCGCGGCAAGCCTCCCATCCAGGAGATCTTTCGCCGGGGCAGTGAAGTCCTGATTCAAGTCATTAAAGAAGGAATTGGCAACAAAGGCCCAACCCTTTCGACTTACATCAGTATCCCCGGGCGATACCTGGTCTTGATGCCCGGTTTGCAGCGTGTGGGAGTCAGTCGCAAAATTGGTGATGACTCGATTCGACGCCGATTGCGCCAGCAGCTTAAAGAGCTCAGCCCACCGGAAGGTCTGGGATTTATCATTCGCACAGCAGGGATTGATCGCTCGCAGAAAGACCTGCAGCGTGACATGAACTATCTGCTGCGATTGTGGAACGTGATCGTCAAGCGAATTCGGAAATTCCCCGCTCCCGTGGATATCTACGAGGAGAGCGACATGATGATCCGCACGATTCGCGACATCTACAACAGTGAAATTGAAAATATCTGGATCGATGAACCTCGGGCCTATGAACGGGCCAAAGAGTTCATGAAGATCGTCTTGCCGCGGGCTGTAGATCGTGTGCAGCTTTACGATGGCAAAGAACCCCTCTTCCATAAGCATGGTGTCGAAGAAGAAATTGCCCGCATTCAACGCCGCCATGTACCACTTAAAGGTGGCGGATCGATTGTCATCGATCAGACTGAAGCACTGGTGGCCATCGACGTCAACAGCGGCAGCTTCCGTCAGGATGAGAATGCCGAGGAAAACGCTTACCAGATGAATCTGCGCGCAGCCGAAGAAATCGCCCGGCAGATTCGTCTCCGCGACTTAGGTGGCGTGATCGTTAACGACTTCATCGACATGCGTGAAGAACGTCATCGCCGGGGTGTTGAGCGGGCACTGGCCGATGCCGTGGCCCGCGATCGTGCCCGTACCAAGATTCTCAGGACCAGCCCCTTTGGTCTTGTGGAAATGACAAGGCAGCGGATTCGCCCTTCGCTTCGCCGCAGTGTCTACGAAGACTGCCCCTGCTGTGCCGGAACTGGTCAGGTCAAGACCGCCGAAAGCATGGCGATTGAAGTCATGCGGCTGCTCATGTTCCATGCCAACCATCAGGAAGTGACGAGAATTGTCGTCGATGTTCAGGAACGAGTGGGAGCTTACCTGAACAATAAAAAGCGACGAGAAATCAGCCAACTCGAAGAGCAGTATGAAGTTGCGATCAGCATCAACTCACTCTCGAATGTGACACCTGAACATTTGCGATTCTTCTGTACGAGTGAATCGGGAACCGAGATTCGCTTTTCTTCCCCGGAAGACTCGAAAGCGCGTCGCTAG
- the ptsP gene encoding phosphoenolpyruvate--protein phosphotransferase, with protein sequence MLVKHGIAVSPGVAIGQSMVLGAESFRIPQRFVSVSAVDAEINRFRICLQAVCTEIEENERVARERLGNQYAAIFTAHLMMVQDHRIVDEIELLVRQKCFSPEFAVSRVFRQYAKKFQNLGVPYLAERATDIFDLEKRVLRQLLGERREELRNIQAPVLILAHNLTPSETASLDKAYVLGFATEVGGTTSHTAILAGALELPAVVGVGNFLSDVAGADTVIIDGSHGAVIIDPDAETLARYRAVEQEHRNFSNRLEAIRTLPSVTLDGVAISLYGNIEFPHEAASARQRGGEGIGLYRTEFLYLDASAEPTEEDHYRSYCEVLKAFPDRPVVIRTLDLGADKLPIGFRMEYPEGVNPALSLRSIRLSLQHLDLFRTQLRAIARAACHGDLRIMFPLISTLLELRQAKMILGDVLEDLEEQGITYRREIPVGMMMEVPSAAIMAEQFAREVDFFSIGTNDLIQYTLASDRGDPRIANLYRAGDPAIIRLIQIVVKAGQSRGIPVSVCGQMSSDPLFVPLLVGLGLRQLSVTPHLIPEIKELIRKLTISKAENLANRVLRMETANDVESFLRGEHRKLSPESPA encoded by the coding sequence ATGCTGGTGAAACACGGGATTGCCGTCTCTCCAGGAGTAGCCATTGGTCAGTCGATGGTGCTCGGGGCTGAGTCTTTTCGAATTCCTCAACGCTTCGTAAGTGTCTCAGCCGTCGATGCTGAGATCAATCGCTTTCGAATCTGCTTGCAGGCCGTCTGTACCGAAATTGAAGAAAACGAGCGTGTCGCCCGCGAGCGCCTCGGCAATCAGTATGCAGCGATTTTCACAGCTCATCTGATGATGGTGCAGGATCATCGGATTGTCGACGAAATCGAATTGCTCGTCCGGCAGAAATGCTTCTCACCCGAATTTGCTGTCAGCCGAGTGTTCCGTCAATACGCCAAGAAATTCCAGAACCTTGGTGTGCCTTATCTGGCTGAGCGTGCCACCGATATTTTTGATCTCGAAAAGCGAGTTCTCCGGCAATTGCTGGGAGAACGGCGGGAAGAACTGCGAAACATCCAGGCGCCAGTACTGATTCTGGCGCATAACCTGACTCCCAGTGAGACAGCGAGTCTGGACAAAGCCTATGTCCTGGGGTTTGCGACAGAAGTTGGCGGTACCACCAGCCATACAGCCATTCTGGCCGGCGCGCTGGAACTTCCGGCTGTGGTGGGAGTCGGGAATTTTCTTTCGGATGTTGCCGGAGCCGACACCGTTATTATCGATGGCAGCCACGGTGCTGTCATTATCGATCCCGATGCAGAAACTCTGGCTCGCTACCGGGCTGTTGAGCAGGAACATCGCAACTTTTCCAATCGATTGGAAGCGATCCGCACTCTTCCCAGCGTCACTCTCGATGGAGTAGCGATTTCACTTTACGGTAATATTGAATTTCCGCACGAAGCGGCCTCGGCCCGTCAGCGGGGTGGCGAAGGAATTGGCCTTTATCGCACCGAATTTCTTTATCTCGATGCGAGCGCCGAGCCCACAGAAGAAGATCATTACCGTTCGTACTGCGAAGTGCTGAAAGCGTTTCCAGATCGTCCTGTTGTGATTCGTACCCTCGATCTGGGGGCCGATAAACTCCCGATTGGCTTCCGCATGGAATATCCTGAAGGGGTGAATCCGGCACTGAGTTTAAGAAGCATCCGTCTCAGCCTGCAGCATCTGGATCTTTTTCGCACTCAACTTCGTGCGATTGCACGGGCTGCCTGTCATGGTGATCTCCGCATCATGTTCCCGCTTATTTCCACGTTACTGGAACTGCGGCAAGCGAAAATGATCCTCGGAGATGTCCTTGAAGATCTGGAAGAACAAGGGATTACCTATCGACGTGAAATCCCGGTCGGCATGATGATGGAAGTCCCTTCGGCAGCGATTATGGCCGAGCAGTTTGCCCGCGAAGTCGACTTTTTTTCCATCGGAACCAACGATCTGATTCAGTATACGCTGGCCTCTGATCGCGGCGATCCAAGGATTGCCAATCTGTACCGGGCAGGAGATCCGGCCATCATTCGGCTGATTCAAATTGTGGTCAAGGCTGGCCAAAGCCGGGGAATTCCTGTATCAGTATGTGGTCAAATGAGTTCAGATCCGCTTTTTGTTCCGCTTTTGGTGGGATTAGGCCTCAGGCAACTGAGTGTGACACCCCATCTGATTCCGGAAATTAAAGAGCTGATCCGTAAGCTCACAATTTCAAAAGCAGAAAACCTGGCAAATCGCGTTTTGCGAATGGAAACAGCGAACGATGTGGAAAGCTTTCTTCGCGGAGAGCACCGGAAGTTGTCTCCAGAATCGCCAGCGTAA
- a CDS encoding HPr family phosphocarrier protein, which produces MSQMIHRRNVIVRTEHGLHLSPCSRVAQAALKFRSQIWLTKGSVRADAKSVLDLMTLAAGPGAELTLEVTGDDAPEAVEAILHLFEYDLVSASS; this is translated from the coding sequence ATGAGCCAGATGATTCACCGCAGAAATGTCATCGTACGAACAGAGCATGGACTCCATTTGAGCCCTTGTTCGCGTGTGGCTCAGGCGGCTCTGAAGTTTCGTTCGCAAATTTGGCTGACAAAAGGTTCTGTTCGAGCCGATGCCAAGAGCGTACTGGATCTGATGACTCTGGCAGCTGGCCCGGGAGCCGAACTGACGCTGGAAGTCACTGGTGATGACGCTCCTGAGGCAGTGGAAGCGATTCTACATCTGTTCGAGTATGATCTGGTCAGTGCCTCGTCCTGA
- a CDS encoding PTS sugar transporter subunit IIA, which translates to MKLCDFVVPAAIVPDLQATTKEAAIRAMVSSLCQSGVVPASDEEGIVSAILKREELGSTGIGRGVAVPHTKHPSVDRLIATVALSHTGVDFASLDGESVYIMFLLISPPDRPGDHLRGLENISRHLRNDNFCKFLRQSKTHEAVLELLKEADNNEI; encoded by the coding sequence ATGAAGTTGTGCGACTTCGTTGTTCCTGCGGCAATTGTGCCCGATCTTCAGGCAACAACTAAAGAGGCGGCCATTCGAGCCATGGTGTCCAGCCTCTGTCAGTCGGGAGTAGTACCGGCCAGTGATGAAGAAGGCATTGTTTCGGCGATTCTCAAGCGTGAAGAGCTTGGTTCTACCGGGATTGGCCGTGGTGTAGCTGTGCCTCACACGAAGCATCCTTCGGTGGATCGACTGATTGCCACAGTGGCTCTTTCTCACACTGGCGTAGATTTTGCAAGCCTTGATGGTGAATCAGTCTACATCATGTTTTTGCTGATTTCGCCACCTGATCGCCCGGGCGATCATCTTCGTGGGTTGGAAAACATTTCGCGACATCTCAGGAATGACAACTTCTGTAAGTTTTTGAGGCAATCAAAAACACATGAAGCGGTTCTTGAGTTGCTCAAGGAAGCTGACAACAACGAAATCTAG
- the hpf gene encoding ribosome hibernation-promoting factor, HPF/YfiA family, with amino-acid sequence MQIAITTRHGSISPEAQELIREKSEKLLTYFARVTSINVTVSFEHHRATVEILVDAEHKHDFVATDTGDDVIAVFHAALHKMEQQIHKYKEKVQDHKGGPTAADVAMLPADGEK; translated from the coding sequence GTGCAAATAGCGATTACGACCCGACATGGTTCGATCAGTCCCGAAGCTCAAGAGTTGATTCGCGAAAAGTCCGAAAAGCTGTTGACCTACTTCGCCCGCGTGACTTCGATCAATGTCACCGTAAGTTTCGAGCATCACAGGGCGACCGTGGAAATTCTGGTGGATGCCGAGCACAAGCATGACTTTGTGGCGACAGATACCGGCGACGATGTGATTGCCGTATTCCATGCTGCTCTGCACAAGATGGAGCAGCAGATTCATAAATATAAGGAAAAAGTGCAGGATCATAAGGGGGGGCCGACTGCCGCCGATGTGGCCATGCTCCCTGCTGATGGTGAGAAGTAA
- a CDS encoding PQQ-dependent sugar dehydrogenase, with protein MLIQNRCGLFVMALLFTLCVGEAWMASSSAAEEAISTKPLPVKVVPVFENVEWSGWEAVSEDGLSQTFRPILLTNFGDGSNRIVVPTQQGVVHVIENTQAKQKSHILFDLSSKVVYKDKENEEGFLGMAFHPNFRENGELFVYYTTKDAPHTSVVSRFKAKGTQPQTVDLASEEEILRIPQPYWNHNGGTIAFGPDGYLYIALGDGGSGGDPHNNGQNLETWLGKILRIDVNQREAGKAYAIPADNPFVKKAGARPEIYALGLRNVWRMAFDRATGVLWAADVGQNLWEEIDIIQKGGNYGWSVREGLHPFGKNGNRSSQGMIDPIFEYNHDVGKSITGGSVYRGEKVPELQGKYLYADYVSGKLWALDYDSKAQKVVGNHLIPSQQLPVVSFGEDEKGEVYFMTVTGSGKGIYSFQPGASH; from the coding sequence ATGCTGATTCAGAATCGATGCGGTTTGTTTGTGATGGCGTTGTTGTTCACCCTGTGTGTCGGCGAGGCCTGGATGGCCAGCAGTTCCGCAGCAGAAGAGGCAATTTCCACAAAACCACTGCCAGTCAAGGTTGTCCCGGTTTTTGAGAACGTGGAATGGTCGGGTTGGGAAGCGGTCAGTGAAGATGGTCTTTCGCAGACATTTCGCCCGATTCTGCTGACCAACTTTGGCGATGGATCCAACCGGATTGTGGTCCCCACACAACAAGGTGTGGTCCATGTGATTGAGAATACGCAGGCTAAGCAAAAGTCGCACATCCTCTTCGATCTCAGTTCGAAAGTCGTTTACAAAGACAAAGAGAACGAAGAAGGATTTCTCGGGATGGCATTCCATCCGAACTTTCGTGAAAACGGGGAACTCTTCGTGTATTACACGACGAAAGACGCCCCTCACACCTCTGTGGTTTCCCGATTCAAAGCCAAAGGAACTCAGCCACAAACGGTTGATCTGGCCAGTGAAGAAGAAATCCTGCGGATTCCGCAGCCTTACTGGAATCACAACGGCGGAACAATTGCCTTTGGACCGGACGGTTATCTGTATATCGCGTTAGGTGATGGTGGCAGTGGTGGTGATCCTCACAACAACGGCCAGAACCTGGAAACATGGCTGGGCAAAATTCTTCGGATTGATGTCAATCAGCGGGAAGCAGGGAAGGCTTACGCGATCCCGGCTGATAATCCATTTGTCAAAAAGGCCGGTGCCCGCCCTGAGATTTATGCACTGGGATTGAGAAACGTCTGGCGAATGGCATTTGATCGAGCGACAGGAGTGCTCTGGGCTGCAGATGTCGGTCAGAATCTGTGGGAAGAGATCGACATCATTCAGAAAGGTGGCAACTACGGCTGGAGTGTCCGTGAGGGTTTGCATCCTTTTGGGAAAAATGGAAATCGCAGCAGCCAGGGGATGATCGACCCGATCTTCGAGTACAACCATGATGTGGGAAAATCCATTACCGGTGGATCTGTCTATCGCGGCGAAAAAGTACCCGAATTGCAGGGGAAGTACCTCTATGCCGATTACGTTTCGGGCAAACTGTGGGCGCTGGATTATGACAGCAAGGCTCAGAAAGTCGTGGGCAATCATCTCATCCCCAGTCAACAGCTCCCTGTTGTGAGCTTTGGAGAAGACGAAAAGGGTGAGGTCTATTTCATGACAGTCACTGGTAGCGGCAAGGGGATCTACTCTTTCCAGCCAGGTGCTTCTCACTGA
- a CDS encoding SDR family oxidoreductase — MSYQLLTGATGLLGTYLLRDLLMAGTRVAVVVRPNRRQNVRQRVETLMTYWDETLGTKLPRPVVLEGDISQADLGLDAVSMRWVAEHVTGVIHNAASLSFVATSEDGEPYRSNIGGTRHVLEFCRSLGIRQFFHVSTAYIAGQRQGRVLETELDVGQELSNAYEESKLASEKMVREADFLDSPTVFRPGIIIGDSVTGYTTTYHGYYAALQLCNTIVKTFNADETGLVGAQKVRLALNGNETKHLVPVDWVSAVMAHVITHPEHHGQTYHLTPQHPVTIRMIRDILEETCHFYDTHLVGVGTTLDKMSEAESIFYEHIRVYNSYWKNDPSFDRTNTLKAAPHLPCPAVNRRRLVELSKIVIRDGFPSPSKRPVDPEFDSAAFFQQMVDQAARDPQYDEQDRSISLNLVGNGGGQWHLRIRQGNIVGAEIGLNDDSDALVEMTIDSFAQLVAGQKAISQLVAESLARTSQERAEEDLLSVLDQLSQQEVAGVQK, encoded by the coding sequence ATGAGTTATCAACTTCTGACGGGTGCGACAGGTCTGCTGGGAACATACCTTCTGCGCGATCTGCTGATGGCAGGAACGCGGGTGGCTGTGGTTGTACGACCCAACCGTCGACAGAACGTTCGCCAGAGAGTCGAAACGTTAATGACCTACTGGGATGAAACATTGGGGACAAAACTTCCCCGCCCAGTCGTGCTCGAAGGAGATATTTCGCAGGCCGACCTGGGGCTCGATGCTGTCAGCATGCGCTGGGTGGCGGAGCATGTCACCGGTGTGATTCATAATGCTGCCAGCCTCTCGTTTGTGGCGACCAGCGAAGATGGCGAGCCTTACCGATCAAACATTGGTGGGACTCGACATGTTCTCGAGTTTTGCCGGAGCCTGGGAATTCGACAATTCTTCCACGTCTCGACAGCCTACATTGCCGGCCAGCGTCAAGGGCGAGTTCTGGAGACAGAACTGGATGTCGGTCAGGAGCTTTCCAACGCTTATGAAGAAAGTAAGCTCGCTTCGGAAAAGATGGTTCGCGAAGCTGACTTTCTCGATTCACCGACAGTCTTCAGGCCCGGGATCATCATTGGTGATTCGGTCACCGGGTACACAACGACTTACCATGGCTACTACGCCGCCCTGCAGCTTTGCAACACAATTGTGAAGACCTTCAATGCTGACGAAACAGGCCTGGTCGGAGCTCAAAAGGTACGGTTGGCACTCAATGGCAATGAAACCAAACATCTGGTGCCTGTCGATTGGGTCTCGGCAGTCATGGCCCATGTGATCACACACCCGGAACATCATGGCCAGACATATCATCTCACGCCACAGCATCCGGTCACAATCCGCATGATCCGCGACATTCTGGAAGAGACCTGTCATTTCTATGACACACATCTCGTGGGAGTCGGAACGACTCTCGACAAGATGAGCGAAGCCGAAAGCATCTTCTACGAGCATATCCGGGTTTACAACTCCTACTGGAAGAATGACCCGAGCTTTGATCGGACCAATACTCTTAAAGCCGCTCCACACCTACCCTGCCCGGCGGTGAATCGACGTCGGCTCGTCGAGCTTTCGAAGATCGTCATTCGCGATGGATTTCCATCTCCCAGCAAGCGTCCTGTCGATCCTGAATTCGATTCGGCGGCGTTCTTTCAGCAGATGGTGGATCAAGCGGCCCGAGATCCTCAGTATGACGAGCAGGATCGAAGCATCAGCCTGAATCTTGTAGGGAATGGTGGCGGTCAATGGCATTTACGAATTCGCCAGGGGAACATCGTTGGAGCCGAAATTGGTCTCAATGACGATTCCGATGCACTGGTGGAAATGACGATCGACAGCTTTGCTCAACTGGTCGCGGGTCAGAAAGCGATCAGCCAGCTGGTGGCTGAGTCTCTGGCACGGACCAGTCAGGAGCGAGCCGAAGAAGACCTCCTTTCAGTCCTTGACCAACTCTCCCAGCAGGAAGTGGCTGGCGTACAGAAGTAG